The window atcaTTTTGTAGAAAGAAATTGAGTGTGACTGATGAATTGAATTGGTCAATTCAAACAACCAAAAATAGTGATCCCATGCTCTATCTTCTAGGGTTcactttgttttgtttgtttatttatttttggtgAAGCGTAAAACTactttaaattatattttcaagCTTTTCAATGATAAAAATTAAGTTCCTAGATTGAATGCAAgtattaaaaatggaatatcaAATTTATATCATTACATAAATAATGGTATATGTTTAAGGATTCTATTTTCATCGTTTATCATTTTTAAAAGTAGTTTTATTAAAGGGgcctttttaaaaatataaaaaagcggcgaagtatttacattttatagaacaatttcgaaaatggaaaaaattcaGAGGTCTAacatgtaaaatacaaaaaatgtcatATTAACAATGCgtatcgtttatatttgttttttcaatcttattgtttaatttgttacacgatcgtttaattaattggattatacgatcgtttagatttgagtacaCGATCAtgtcaaatctaaaccatttttttcaaaatttggtataaatgattttttttcacaatttggtataaatgatttttttcaatattctttatacacaatcttttacttttgttaccctaatttaaatgtcatCCGATTTGGTTACTTAATctaaatgtaaaaaaagaaaagaagtcaTCCGATTTGGTTACTTAATCTAAatgtataaaaagaaaagaagaaagacgataatataagaaaaggaagaaagagggAGAAAGATATGTGCGCacctaaaaaagagagaaaaacaaaaaagacgatagaaataAATAGACCTAAATCTAAAAAAGGACTAATTTTACGAGTTTTAATACAtagatcgtaaatattttttgttatatttatgaaagtttttttttattaaatcctattgaaatattaaaatattaggtttcattgtaaaaatattttacaaattattgaATATAGTTTTGAATGTCTTGGTTTTAAATGTATCCAAATATATAGGATAATCAATGTTCGAAGAAAGTTTAATGTATGTCTCTAACTTTACCAAATTtgtatatagaaatagaaaataaatagttatccaaatttatcaattttgtatatagaaataaaaattaaatagttacTTAAAAATACCAATTCACAGTTTCATATTCTAGAAGGTCTCCAAAGATTTGGCATGCAATAGGTTGGTATCACATCATCACATGGATCATCCAATTCACATTTTCTCATTTAAAGTTTTGCCGAGAAAGTTACCCTCCATTGTATTGAAAAGAAGCACAAAGTGTGGCAAATCCAAGATGATATGTCCTTCCAAATAAAATTCTAAGATCTACAAGCTTATTTATGTCGTAAACACTACCATCAAGAAGAAGATTAGAATTGATTATATGATTGAATGAAATACTATATTCTACTTTAATCCTACTTGACTCAAACACCATACTAACATATAGATCTTTCTCTTTTATGAACAgtcttttttcctctttaaaACACACTTCTTGTCGTTGGTACCAACATACTGACGACAAACTGACTGCTTTAGAAAAAAGATTTCTCACCCTTCTATAATTCAATTCACATCAATTAAGAGCATGGGTATAATGTAATGAGAAAATTGAAGTAAAAATTCCACGAAGAAAAAGACGACACTACCCCTATTCTACCCTTCTAATTTTAGAAACAAACTATCAATAACTTTTGCCAACGTCAGATTTCCTTCGGTAACTTTACATGTACACGTGTGTCAGAAAGTCAGCGTTCTTCCCAAGGAACCTCTCCCAGCAAAGTTGGACCAACTGCTGCTCCTCCTTAAGCCACGTGTCCCAACCTCCACACACGTGTCACCATCTCTCACCGTCCATCTTCCTCCTGACGCCGTCCCGTCGAATTCCGTCGACCGGCAAACGGGGCAAGAGACGTGCGAGAACAGCCACCTATCGATGCAATCAGGATGAAACACGTGTCGACAGAACGGTATCGTTTTAACCCTCTCCCCCGCCTCAAACTCGCTCAGACAAATCGGACAATCCACTTGAAGCTTATCGTCGCAACGATAAGAAGAAACCGGAAGCGACCAAACGACGGTCCGGTCCAGACCATTGGCAGAGGAAGTCGCCGCCGTATGCGGCGGCCGGAGGGGCGGCGGTGGAAAAGGGTAGCGGCGTTCGGCGAAGCGGCGGATGTAGATGGAAAAAATGGTGAAGAGGAAGAAAAGGAGGAGGAGGGTGAGGAGGATGAAGGCGGTTTTCAGGTTGAAGGGTGGGAATAATTGGGAGAATTTGAAGGAACGAGAAGAAGATGGATTTTGGGTTGTGGTTTCAACTTCAAGAGGAAGATCGGGGGATGGTAGATTCACGTAATCGGAAGCTTCCAGAAGAAGCTTGCGGTGGGAAAATTGGGGTTTCATGGTGAAAATACGGCGGCGGAATATGGAGAATGAGAGGTtgagaggagagagagagagtggcGGCGGGGGATTAGAAGAGAAGGGGAATTTGGATAAGGGCCGTTGAAGAGATGTATGACGTGGACTTTTGGGAGTAAGTCCTAAGCTCGGGTCCCACCCAAACTTGATCGGAAAAGTGTATTTGGTGTTGAGGTTTCAAGATCATAGCGATATTACACTATTAAGATTGGTTGGAATGTTGCAAACGTAATTAAGAATATTCAGAGATGTATGTCAAATTTAGGAAAAATTATCATGttaaaaattgcaaaaattCAGTATTACTGATCATACTCAAAGACTTTTTATTCAAACTTAGATTTTAGATtacattttattataaattcaTTTAATCTAATAAATCGTTTAAGTTAGTCATTGAATTAAagacaaatattttaaatactAATTAAGAATGTGTAGGGGAAGCTCTCTATCCTATTTCCTTTCATTATTGTCATGTTAGTATCATTAAGAATAACATGGActtacaaaataaattattacatTAATATTTAATGATGTATGACACTATGATTATCTCAATCTCTATCGTAtgaaaaatatacaaaaatagAGAATGTTTGTATTTCCATTTTATCCCTACATTTTTTTAATACCTATTTTACTCTCATTTAAGAATCTTCctatttttagtaatttttttcttcatctcATAATAGTAATAAAACGTTCAacttatttttcctttttttttcttacgtGGTAAAAAATAAAACGGCCAACGTAATTACTAGTACTCACGAGTAAacatttttataataataataaaaaaagtctAGAAGAATAGCCAAATTCAAATCAATTTGAAAAACAATCCACCCATAAAGCATAATAAATTCCATATGtaatttcaaaaaaatcaatattttgTACGAGAATAAACCTACTAAGTTGTAACCTATTACACATCCACTAACCCACTCCCAATAAAGCATAATATCTTCAATTAAACCATAAATACGGGGATTCATCGTCCCCATCCCTATGaacacaaattaaaattaaatgtaattaattaagattaGTAACCCTAAACCCccaattaaaaaaagaaaaaaaggaaaaaagcaTAAGTTAGAAAATCCAACCTTAATCCGTTGTCAATCCGTGTCCTTAAACGGAGTCTTAGGTAACATTGTCTGTTTCCATTGTTTCTTGTTCTGTCTTAATTTGCGTTTGCCGGCGTCCCCTTCATCTTTTGTTCTCATTTTCCAATGCCATATTCAAtcttaattataaataaataaaatgctttcatcaaattaaattataattaaaaaaaaaaaaatctgaatTCTCTCTCTAATGGGTGAGaaactctttcttcttcttcttcttctgattactgtttcttcttctttgtttcaATTTGGAATTTCCGATACTTCTCGCAAATCTGGAGATGGAAATGAAGAATGGGGTTATGTTCAAGTTAGACCCAGTAAGCCAgtttatcattttttttgtatataaaAAGTTTAGTTagtaatttgaattttttgaatTAAATAGATTGTCGATTAGTTATATAACAAAAGTTTGGTGTGTTGTTCAGAAGCACATATGTTCTGGTGGCTTTACAGAAGCCCTTTCAGAGTGAAGGATGCTTCTAAGCCATGGCCGACCATTCTTTGGTTACAGGGCGGCCCGGTGAGcccttccttttttcttttcttttcctttccaattatagaaaaatagaaacaaattttatttcttgggttgaagattttttttttcattcgaatgattttttctctttgttgagaaatcattttaatgaatttgtattttctttttagcTCATCAGTATGCATGAGATATTTTATCTTCTTGGCATTAAGTTTTCCATCATTATGTTAGCTTgagttaattaataatttaaaatgttcttAGAGTAATGTGATGGAGATGTCATGTGTTCAAATATTGAAGAAGAATGATGTGGGAGTTTTCTTTTTCCCCTCGTCTATCTTTGGAATCTGTGAACTTAATCACATTTTCGGCGATTAAGCTTAATTTTGATAAgttttttacttttgaaaaataaacttttttttttttttaatatagttTTGGGTTTAAAGGTTAGAAATATGCCAACTACCATAAAAATAAACATACTTCTcagaaatcaaaaagaaaaaaaaaaaaaaagagagatagttataaaagaaaagaaaaattataaaagagaGAATTAATATCGATTCGGATGTAATAAATTTTGGCTAATGATAAGAAATCTAGAACGTgagatatatttattttattacttaatGTATACCTAGATACTTTTAGTATTTTAGATAtgttttaagaatttttttaaaaaggcaGGGAGATATTTAGTTGATAGAATTTGTACAACCAATAAAGATATCAAtgtgtttatttttaatttgaaatgatAATTAATATTAGGTGTAAAGAATGATAGACCAAAATCAGAGTTATTGGACGAATTAAGGATGGttaatagaaaaaatttaaatcaaacaactctaaaattattttaaagaataaaattgaCCGACCAACTTTTAACTTACTgtatgtatatgtgtgtgtaaAAGATCATTATATTCCTAACAAATGATTGAAATATATTAAACAGGGTGGGTCAGGAACGGGGTTTGGGAACTTCCTAGAAATAGGGCCGCTCGACTCCAACTTAAAGCCAAGAACCTCAACATGGTTACGAAAAGCAGACCTTTTATTTGTGGTAATTCATTTacttctttttccattttaatttaatcaatcaatcaatcaaatTATTGCATTCTTGTTTTTGGTTTTCTTCCTTTGAcaaacaaattattatttttgtttttattatttaattatcgAGATGTTGAAATAGGATAATCCTGTTGGGACCGGATACAGCTTTGTAGAGAGTTTAGGACAATTTGCGAAAAGTGATTGGGATGCAGCGGACGACATGACGACTTTGCTAACTAAGCTTTCCAACAACACCATCAACCTAAACAACACTCCTTTTTACATCTTTGCGGAGTCTTACGGTGGAAAATTCGCCGTTACTCTTGCTTTATCCCTCCTACGCTCCATTCGAGCTGGCCATTTGAAGCTTAATCTCCAAGGTACTTTTTATTTGTATACGAAATTAAGGTGATCGTTAGGTCAGTTTAAGTATTTccagttttttttgttttttgtttttttaaataatgatgTCGATTTATAATCTTTTTTAAACTAGTCTCTCCTTATCTCCATTGACCACGACTTGATTTTTCGGTTTACCATACTCATCTCtatctaaaattgaaatttgtatATCAATTATTTGGACTATAAGtaaatcaaatatattatttcccttattttataaatttagaaagaaaacaataagtaaatcaaatatattatttcccttattttataaatttagaaagaaaacagagagagagagagagagagagagagagagagagagagagagagagagagagagagagagagagagagagagagagagagagagagagagagagagagagagagtttgtATAATggagaatttgaaaaaaataaaatgcaaGCATGTGGTTTTATTCTTTTGTGTTAGAATCGTATAAATATGTTATCTTAAATATTATATTGCTTTGGTAGGTGCCACATAAGAAAAGAACTACTATCCTTTTTATATCTTACCTTATACATACAAATAAagtaaaacttaaaaaaaattcaaactatGCTTTAagagtaatttttttttctctaaatggaaagaaagaaaaatagaaaagctaatttagaaatttatatttttccttccaacttaattaactaattaatagCATGGGATTTTGTTTTGAAGGGGTGGCCCTAGGAGACAGTTGGATATCACCCGAAGATTTCACGGTTGGTTAAAATTCACAAAATATTCAacgtataacaaaatttcagattctatcaataataaacattaatagATATTCTATCAAATCAGTGATATTGATAGATAAGGATAGAAGTCTATCTGTgaaagaatctaaaattttgttaaatattttaattattttattatttttgaaaatactttTTATCCACGTATAATtgaatattaataatttttttttttaaatcgtCATACAGTTTTCTTGGGGTCCTCTTCTCCATGACCTTTCTCGGATCGGCAGCATCGCACATCAGATATCCAATCAGTCAATCTAAACTcaccctttctttttcttttgttacaATCTTTATTTAATCGATCATCCAATTTATTTAATGTCAAAACAAGGTTTATAGTTTTAGTGttcaaaaactaagaaaaaaaacaaaagataaaaaacaaacaaatagttattgaatgtaaatttaattatttatcaaaaaaacGTTTTTAAAAAACAGGTTGGCTTCGGAGATCAGTGACCAAATTAAAAAGGGAATGTACGAAAATGCAACACTTTTGTGGAGTAGTTTTGAGAATTTCATTTTGGCGAAAAGCAACCGCGTGGTATGTTTTTCATTTCCTTTCCCATATTATAAACTATTCGGTTGATAATATTTGTGGTGgagaatttaaatttatattacgCTATATTATATATCTTATTTCTTTCTCGAAGTTTTGTTATATACGTTAATATTTTGAGTTTAACCGTTATGTTTGGTATGTACCCGTTGGCAGGATTTCTATAACTTCATGTTGGATCTAGATTTGGATCCAGTAATCTCAACAACAAAAAGCTTAGAATCAAATAGCATTAATTCAGTAAGattaaaaggaagaaaatcTTCATTCTTTGGTTACAAAAATTACAAGCCAGGTGGTGAAGGAAACTTAGAAGCTTTGATGAATGGCCCAATTAAgcaaaaactcaaaattataCCACCAGATGTCACGTATGTAACTAAACTATATACcattttattattatacatatacctcttttaaattaatgtagatatataatttcattacaaatataattataatttgaaaacTATAGATGAGAACAAATCGGaaaataaattctaaaattGCTGATTAGTAAATTATGGTAAATTTTGTATGCATAGATGGGGAGGTCAATCGGACAAAGTGTTGGAATTTTTTACAGCAGAGTTCATGAAACCAAGGATTAAGGAGGTATTAACCAAACTGTTTTTGTTTCAATACAACTTTTAcgtcttttatcttttctctaTCTTTGTTTGACTAGGTTGATGAGTTGCTTGCGCAAGGTGTCAATGTCACTATTTACAACGGTCAAGTAAGTATTTTATTCACGATATGTGGAGCGGAGAAATCCAATCTCCAACTTTCACATATGAATATGTCAATTGAACTTGACTCATTTAGACAATAACATGTCTTATTTAATGTGTTATGTATATACATATTTGGATGATTTtcttattaataatattttctaACTCTTGTATATGGATTTAGGCTAATAATTTCTTGTTAAATGAGATTTAATGAGAATAATGACAGTTAATTGGATTGTTTTTTAGGTTGATCTTATTTGTTCTACCAAGGGAGCAGAGGCATGGATCAATAAACTCAAGtaatttctcttttcaaatgaTTTATCCCTCTGTGTTCAAATTAATAATAGTACAATAATTAAGTATGATCTAAGCATGTATCTTGATTCACATTTGTGACATAGCAAAATAACAACAATTTTTAACCTGGAATTTCTTACCACATATATGACAAGTTTCAATTGAACTACAAGATAAGTAGAGACAACACCAAAATATTCTTTATGGTAATATTTTTCAAACtatgatttattattattattattatttttccaaTTAAGGTGGAATGGACTAAAGTCATTCTTAAACACACAAAGAACTCCTCTATTTTGTGGGAAAGAGAAAGGAACCAAAGGCTTCACTAGGTCACACCAAAATTTGAATTTCTATTGGATCCTTGGAGCAGGCCATTTTGTAAGTTATATACTCACACATGTATATTCTTTTATTATATCAAACATTACTTAACTCTTATTACTTATTTATGacttataaataattatatgtgTAGGTTCCAGTTGATCAACCGTGTGTGACATTAAACATGGTGGGTGCAATCACACAGTCACCAGGCTCTTGATCTACCTATTTTTAACGACgggaaacaaaatgaaaaagaaaaacacatatTTTCTATTTAGAATATAATAAAGCACATAGCTTAATTAATtatagataagaaaaaatgaaatgtatttaataaatgaaacttttttttaagtgtatttgttttaaataataGAAATCTTTCATGTAATAACTTGTCATAAATAACTTGAAAGAATAGTTTATATATACCTAAATTGTACACtgtttatatataaattttttaatagtAAATTGATCACGAgaaaaagttaacaaaatatTGTTGTAAGATTACAAAAGAAGAGTTGTGTTGGACCTAATCCTAAATAACTATGAGATTGATTGTTGTTATCAAATAAGATTTAGGGTGAAAACACAAATAGGAATACAATACATACCAAtcacaaaacaaacaaatttaaaagttttctTTGCCAATAAAGCTTCTGTCATGTGTTTAATAAATTTAGGAAAGCGTAAGCAAAGCTAGCATCCACTTtttgctccccaaggttaatGGAAGGACTTCTGTCCAAATTATATGTCCATTTACTCAATTTGTAGTCCCCTTTCAAGGTTTGAGTTCATATGTCCTCTTCCCACTTCAAGGTTTATCAATGTGGGACAATATTTGTTACTTTGCTATTTGAgccaagcccaataagtcatttccaacaATCCCCCACAAATGACTGTAGCAGCAAAGTTTCTGGGTAGCCGAAGAAGAATGAGATTTGTTCTGAGCATAGAAGAGATATTAAACTTAGGCACCAATATCCgaagatttgaattgatgcgtAGTGAAGTAAGGCAACAACCTTGTTTAGAGGGAGTGAATTATATCTTGAACTCCTTGTAACACTTGGTTGAGACCCTTACGACACGCTCTATCTCTAGTAAGAACCTTTGTTTCTGCAATGTAAAGTTGTGCCTTTATGGCAATGCACATAGATCGAAACTCGGGTCGTAGTGAGAGCTCTAGAAAGAGACCTTTAAACTCTTTCATAGAAGGCGACCCCACCTTCACTGTCAAATTATATGCTCCATCAAGTTTTCCAAGTCAAACCACTCAAAAAGAGCTTGGGAGACTTTAATATTATCCATACCGACTATGGACCCAGAAAAGGTTTTGTATCATCCATCTAGTCCATTTAAGGACTGGCCACACAATGGGCTATGGACCATTAAGTCTATCGCAACAGACCACCCAATAAGAGGCTAtagaccatcaagtctatccaATAGACCACCCAATTATCAAGTGCTATGGATCTTCGAAGGGCTTTAGGCCCATGTTCACAGAGGAATCTAGGACCACTTTCCTTGTCagtcctttggttaaaggatcaACCAAGTTCTTCTCAAATCGAACAAATTCCAAGGAAATGGTTCCTTCCTTTAGCAGTTGTTTTACGACTGCATGCCTAAGACGTATGTGTCTACTTTTACCATTATGAACACTTTTCTTGGCAGTACATATCGCAGCTTGCGAATCACACTGTATGGACACAGGTACAGATGTCCCCCACAATAATACATCTCCTAGTAGATTTTTGATCCACTCAGGCTCCAGTCCTGCCAACTCTAATGCTATAAACTCGGATTCCATCGTGGATCTAGCTATACAAGTCTGTTTTGCAGACTTCCAAGATATTGCTCCACCTCCGAGCAAAAATACATACCCACTAGTGGAGTTAACCTCATCATTATCTGTGACCCAgtttgcatcacaatatccttctAATACGACAGGAAATTTGTTGAAGTGTAAACAGTAATCTATCGTTCCTTTAAGATATCTCAATAGATGGTGTAAAGCATCCCAGTGGTATCTATCCTGATTATGTGTATATCTACTCAATCTACTGACAGCATATGCAATATCAGGTCTAGTGTAATAAAACacataacttaattaattatagataagaaaaaaaaatgaaatgtatttaataaatgaaactttttttaagtgtatttgttttaaataataGAAATCTTTCGTGTAATAACGTTGTATAAtgtaaataactggaaagaatagtctatatatatatatatatatatatatatatatatatatatatatatatatatatatatatttgtaaattgatCACGAGAAAAagtatatatttgtaaattgatCACGAGAAAAAGTTAACAAATATTGTTGTAAGATTACAAAAAATGAGTTGTGTTGGACCTAACTCTAAATAACCATGAAATTGATCGTTTTTATCAAATGGGATTTAGGGTGAAAACACAAATAGGAATACAATACATaccaatgacaaaaaaaaaaaaaaaaaaaaaaaaaacgtttattAAATTATACACGTCTTTATTTTtaactaaactcttttatttataaactaaaaCATAAAAGTAACAATGCATTTCGATAAATATACTAAACTGTCTAATAATAATATGTCTTGTTATATATATGCTTAAAATAAATGTCGTCCAACGTAGGTATCAAGATGATGTTGGATTATCAATCTAGCATATGTTGAACATGAACATGTTAACTATCAAACTAAATAAGCTTAAGTTAGAAATATATGCGTACGTGTATTAGAAGATAAAAGTAACTGTGATTAAAAAGAACAAACATTTGTTAACACTACTACAGAAATTGcctctcttgacggttttaaactgtcaagaatgattattcttattcttgacggttttaaaaccgtcgttgaatccagtgtcaagaaaggcaattttcttgacagttgtaaaaaacatcaagaattgttaacgttgacagtttataaccgtcaagtttcaattattcatgacagtttagaaccgtcaagattataagttttaatgacagtttagaactgtcaagaatgtgacaatgaatgacaaaaaccgtcaacaatatgaatattcatgacattttgaaaccgtcaagagtgcatttttcatgacatttaataaccgtacaaaaagtgattgtttatgacattttggaattgtcaagaatttcgttgtttatgacatttgcaaaccgtcaagaaatttattgttcatgacatttcagaaccgtcaaacaattttttatttttttaattgtaatttatttattagttcctatattatgctcccattggtccaaaaattcaactacatataaacgacaaatatacatcaaatatagtttgaaaattcaaacataaatatgcactagaacaattccaaaactttaacatatattaacattttaccatatatgtatcaacatttcgaaaactttacatatttgttcgATATTGTCATATACAAAACATTACTTCTCTTTTACTTTTTGCTTTGGCAAATAAGTATAGATAAAAGCAACCACTAATTACATCCACACCTACATAAATACATAAaattatatatcaatatatgattatgaaatactaataataatcaATTAAGCAAATAAGTATAGATAAAAGCAACCATTaattacatataaaaaaaaatgcttcaCAAACCCAAGACATAAATTTGGACTTCAATTTCAACCTCTTAAGCATACACTCCAAACATAGACCTTTTAAACTTAGACTTCCTGAACTTGCACCTCAAACACAGTTTTCTTAAACCCAAAACTAGGCTACGTACCAAAAGCACAAGTTCAGAATTCTAAACCTACATGTCAAACCCCCATACGATCAGTTTAATTGTGTTTTGTTCTTTTAGATTATCAAGTACAAAAGTTTTGATTGGTCATTAAACTTGTGAATTGACAATTTTAACTTTGGTCCAATCTAAATGCTTAACCATCGATATGGAAGGAGTCATTTgggaaaaagaggaaaaacaaGTATAACTTAAAAGCACAATAACATGATCAGTGTAGTACCTGTGAGGTAACAAGAACGATAGCATGACTAAGTGCAAATGCATCATATGGACTTTCACATTGAGAAATGATCTGAAATATCAAAAGGAAGTTAGAAGCTTCGAGACATTGGGCCAACTACGTGAAGAAAAGAAGTTCTATAATATTTGATGTTCTTACATAtaaggaaaataaaaatgaagcAAACGAAACCATGATAAATTAACAGTTTATGATCCAATAACAATAAGAACTTGGGAATACAGTAACTTAAAATGTACCAAAAATGCTTACGGATCTTGCCTAATGTTCGTATTGATAATTGTCTGCACAACAACAATGTAGATAGGTAAGAGTGTAATGTAGCATAcatattaatatttttcatgcattttcaGATTGGAGCATTTGTAGCATCTGATAAAATACATTGGCAAGTAAGTTGCTAAAAACAAGTGGAAAGAAATTGAGAAGAGTTTTGAGAAAAATTTTGGAGATACCTCAACACTTGCAGATCCTATTGTCTTAGATCAACTTATTGCACAAATGGATTCTTGAAACCTTAAAGAACTAAgaaaaactaacaaaaaaaaaaaaaaaaaaaaagaagcaaaaacCATAAACATAAAGCCATTATGAAGCATAAAGCCATAAACATAAAGCCATTATGAAGCACATTCAGAACTCTCAAACGAAACTAAAAAAGATAAGCATGCAACACACAATGAGGAGGGAGTCAAATATACAAAAACCTTTATAGATATTTGAAATTCAAAGAAACTCATCAATAAGCTAGATCTAATCCAAAACTTTATATCAAACTAGAGTTTCAAGCATAACATCTACTTCAGTTGTAAAAATTACCTGTTGATTGTCATTAGATTGTTATGAGCTCCATTCCATGTTAGATGTAGCTTCATCCGGTGCTTTAAAAAAAAGTCTTTGAAACAAGGCATAGTGATTTTTAGGTTACCTATAATCtttcaaaagaaattaataatggCTTTAAACTGTTAATGATGTTCCTTCTTTCAATTTCACCTGCTGCAAAC is drawn from Cucumis melo cultivar AY chromosome 11, USDA_Cmelo_AY_1.0, whole genome shotgun sequence and contains these coding sequences:
- the LOC107992155 gene encoding RING-H2 finger protein ATL57-like; this translates as MKPQFSHRKLLLEASDYVNLPSPDLPLEVETTTQNPSSSRSFKFSQLFPPFNLKTAFILLTLLLLFFLFTIFSIYIRRFAERRYPFPPPPLRPPHTAATSSANGLDRTVVWSLPVSSYRCDDKLQVDCPICLSEFEAGERVKTIPFCRHVFHPDCIDRWLFSHVSCPVCRSTEFDGTASGGRWTVRDGDTCVEVGTRGLRRSSSWSNFAGRGSLGRTLTF
- the LOC103503045 gene encoding serine carboxypeptidase-like 51; amino-acid sequence: MGEKLFLLLLLLITVSSSLFQFGISDTSRKSGDGNEEWGYVQVRPKAHMFWWLYRSPFRVKDASKPWPTILWLQGGPGGSGTGFGNFLEIGPLDSNLKPRTSTWLRKADLLFVDNPVGTGYSFVESLGQFAKSDWDAADDMTTLLTKLSNNTINLNNTPFYIFAESYGGKFAVTLALSLLRSIRAGHLKLNLQGVALGDSWISPEDFTFSWGPLLHDLSRIGSIAHQISNQLASEISDQIKKGMYENATLLWSSFENFILAKSNRVDFYNFMLDLDLDPVISTTKSLESNSINSVRLKGRKSSFFGYKNYKPGGEGNLEALMNGPIKQKLKIIPPDVTWGGQSDKVLEFFTAEFMKPRIKEVDELLAQGVNVTIYNGQVDLICSTKGAEAWINKLKWNGLKSFLNTQRTPLFCGKEKGTKGFTRSHQNLNFYWILGAGHFVPVDQPCVTLNMVGAITQSPGS